A stretch of the Streptomyces venezuelae genome encodes the following:
- a CDS encoding Zn-ribbon domain-containing OB-fold protein, whose amino-acid sequence MTAASPPEVLRAPLVVEFPFTRSLGPVQSAFLTGLRERVVLGVQTADGTVMVPPLEYDPVTAEELRELVEVAPTGTVTTFAWNDHPRPNQPLDTPFAWVLVRLDGAGTALLHALDAPGPDAVRTGMRVRIRWAAERVGAITDIACFEPYDGPVAPAREPAPHDGGFADPVTGIIAPARLDYTYSPGRAQTAYINALAERRSVGERCPSCHKVYVPPRGACPTCGVATTDRVEVGPAGTVTTFCIVNIKAKNLDIEVPYVYAHIALDGAGLALHGRIGGIPYDQVRMGLRVEPVWTEGGRYPDHYRPTGEPDADYDAYKELI is encoded by the coding sequence ATGACAGCCGCGTCCCCACCGGAGGTGCTCCGCGCACCCCTCGTCGTCGAGTTCCCCTTCACCCGGTCCCTCGGACCCGTCCAGAGCGCCTTCCTCACCGGCCTGCGCGAGCGCGTGGTCCTCGGCGTGCAGACCGCCGACGGCACCGTGATGGTCCCGCCCCTCGAATACGACCCCGTCACCGCCGAGGAACTCCGCGAGCTCGTCGAGGTCGCCCCCACCGGCACCGTCACCACCTTCGCCTGGAACGACCACCCCCGCCCCAACCAGCCCCTGGACACCCCCTTCGCCTGGGTGCTGGTCCGTCTCGACGGCGCCGGCACCGCCCTGCTGCACGCCCTCGACGCACCCGGCCCGGACGCCGTCCGCACCGGCATGCGGGTCCGGATCCGGTGGGCCGCCGAACGCGTGGGCGCCATCACCGACATCGCCTGCTTCGAGCCGTACGACGGCCCGGTCGCGCCCGCCCGCGAACCAGCCCCGCACGACGGCGGCTTCGCCGACCCCGTCACCGGGATCATCGCCCCCGCCCGGCTCGACTACACCTACAGCCCTGGCCGCGCCCAGACCGCGTACATCAACGCCCTCGCCGAACGCCGTAGCGTCGGCGAACGCTGCCCCTCCTGCCACAAGGTGTACGTCCCCCCGCGCGGCGCCTGCCCCACCTGCGGGGTCGCCACCACCGACCGGGTCGAGGTCGGCCCGGCCGGCACCGTCACCACCTTCTGCATCGTCAACATCAAGGCGAAGAATCTCGACATCGAAGTCCCCTACGTCTACGCCCACATCGCCCTCGACGGCGCCGGCCTCGCCCTCCACGGCCGGATCGGCGGCATCCCCTACGACCAGGTCCGGATGGGCCTGCGCGTCGAACCGGTGTGGACCGAAGGCGGCCGGTACCCCGACCACTACCGGCCCACCGGCGAACCCGACGCCGACTACGACGCGTACAAGGAGCTCATCTGA
- a CDS encoding thiolase domain-containing protein — translation MPRTSRHARELAVVAFAQSDHRRRTDELSEVELVMPVLHEVLAATGLKAGEIGFTCSGSSDYLAGRAFSFTMTLDGVGAWPPISESHVEMDGAWALYEAWVKIQTGEADTALVYAYGKSSPGPVRDVLTRQLDPYYLAPLWPDSVALAALQAQALIDAGDTDEPALAAIGARSRAAAGTNPHAQLRGTLPQGDYQVRPLRTGDCPPIGDGAAAVILAAGDTARRLCGRPAWITGIDHRIEAHGLGLRDLTDSPSTRIAAEHAGVFEQPVDTAELHAPFSSQEVVLRKALGLGDTVAVNPSGGTLAANPIMAAGLIRIGEAAARIHRGESDRAVAHATSGPCLQQNLVAVLEGDPR, via the coding sequence ATGCCCAGGACGAGCAGGCACGCACGCGAACTCGCCGTCGTCGCCTTCGCCCAGAGCGACCACCGGCGCCGCACCGACGAACTCAGCGAAGTCGAACTCGTCATGCCCGTCCTGCACGAGGTGCTGGCCGCCACCGGCCTCAAGGCCGGAGAGATCGGCTTCACCTGCTCCGGTTCCAGCGACTACCTCGCCGGCCGGGCCTTCTCCTTCACCATGACCCTCGACGGAGTCGGCGCCTGGCCGCCCATCTCCGAATCCCATGTCGAAATGGACGGTGCCTGGGCCCTCTACGAGGCCTGGGTGAAGATCCAGACCGGCGAGGCCGACACCGCGCTCGTCTACGCGTACGGCAAATCCTCCCCCGGACCGGTACGCGACGTACTGACCCGGCAGCTCGACCCGTACTACCTCGCCCCCCTCTGGCCCGACTCCGTGGCCCTCGCCGCCCTCCAGGCCCAGGCCCTCATCGACGCGGGCGACACCGACGAACCCGCCCTCGCCGCGATCGGCGCCCGCAGCCGCGCCGCCGCCGGCACCAACCCGCACGCCCAGCTCCGCGGCACCCTGCCCCAGGGCGACTACCAGGTCCGGCCCCTGCGCACCGGCGACTGCCCGCCCATCGGCGACGGCGCCGCCGCCGTGATCCTCGCCGCCGGCGACACCGCCCGCCGGCTCTGCGGACGGCCCGCCTGGATCACCGGCATCGACCACCGCATCGAGGCCCACGGCCTCGGCCTGCGGGACCTCACCGACTCCCCGTCCACCCGGATCGCCGCCGAACACGCCGGGGTCTTCGAGCAGCCCGTGGACACGGCGGAACTGCACGCGCCGTTCTCCTCCCAGGAAGTGGTGCTCCGCAAGGCCCTCGGGCTCGGCGACACCGTCGCCGTCAACCCCTCCGGCGGAACCCTCGCCGCCAACCCGATCATGGCCGCCGGCCTCATCCGGATCGGCGAGGCCGCCGCCCGGATCCACCGCGGCGAGTCCGACCGGGCCGTCGCCCACGCCACCTCCGGCCCCTGCCTCCAGCAGAACCTGGTCGCCGTCCTGGAAGGGGACCCCCGATGA
- a CDS encoding thiolase domain-containing protein codes for MSKEPVAVVGIGQTKHVAARHDVSLAGLVREAAARALEDAELTWADIDAVVIGKAPDFFEGVMMPELYLADALGAVGKPMLRVHTAGSVGGSTALVAANLVAARVHGTVLTLAFEKQSESNAMWGLSLPVPFQQPLLAGAGGFFAPHVRAYMRRTGAPDTVGSLVAYKDRRNALKNPYAHLHEHDITLEKVQASPMLWDPIRYSETCPSSDGACAMILTDRAGAARAPHPPAWMHGGAMRSEPTLFAGKDFVSPQAGKDCAADVYRQAGITDPRRQIDAVEMYVPFSWYEPMWLENLGFAEEGEGWKLTEAGVTELDGDLPVNPSGGVLSTNPIGASGMIRFAEAALQVRGRAGEHQVPGARRALGHAYGGGAQFFAMWLVGSQPPTS; via the coding sequence ATGAGCAAAGAGCCAGTGGCCGTCGTCGGTATCGGCCAGACCAAGCACGTCGCCGCCCGCCACGACGTCTCCCTCGCCGGACTCGTCCGGGAGGCCGCCGCGCGCGCCCTGGAGGACGCCGAACTGACCTGGGCGGACATCGACGCGGTCGTCATCGGCAAGGCCCCCGACTTCTTCGAGGGGGTGATGATGCCGGAGCTGTACCTGGCCGACGCCCTCGGCGCGGTCGGCAAACCCATGCTGCGCGTACACACCGCCGGCTCGGTGGGCGGCTCCACCGCACTGGTTGCCGCCAACCTGGTGGCGGCACGGGTGCACGGCACCGTCCTCACCCTCGCCTTCGAGAAACAGTCCGAATCCAACGCCATGTGGGGCCTGTCGCTGCCCGTCCCCTTCCAGCAGCCGCTGCTGGCCGGAGCCGGTGGCTTCTTCGCCCCGCACGTCCGCGCGTACATGCGGCGCACCGGGGCACCGGACACCGTCGGCTCCCTGGTCGCCTACAAGGACCGCCGCAACGCGCTGAAGAACCCCTACGCACACCTGCACGAGCACGACATCACCCTGGAGAAGGTCCAGGCCTCCCCGATGCTGTGGGACCCGATCCGCTACTCCGAGACCTGCCCCTCCTCCGACGGCGCCTGCGCGATGATCCTCACCGACCGGGCGGGCGCGGCCCGCGCGCCGCACCCGCCGGCCTGGATGCACGGCGGGGCGATGCGCTCCGAACCGACCCTGTTCGCCGGCAAGGACTTCGTCTCCCCGCAGGCCGGCAAGGACTGCGCGGCCGACGTCTACCGGCAGGCCGGCATCACCGACCCGCGCCGCCAGATCGACGCCGTCGAGATGTACGTACCGTTCTCCTGGTACGAGCCGATGTGGCTGGAGAACCTCGGCTTCGCCGAGGAGGGCGAGGGCTGGAAGCTCACCGAGGCGGGCGTGACCGAACTCGACGGCGACCTCCCGGTCAACCCCTCCGGCGGGGTCCTCTCCACCAACCCCATCGGCGCCTCCGGCATGATCCGCTTCGCCGAGGCGGCCCTCCAGGTCCGCGGCCGGGCCGGGGAACACCAGGTCCCGGGCGCCCGACGGGCCCTCGGCCATGCATACGGCGGCGGCGCGCAGTTCTTCGCCATGTGGCTGGTGGGCTCCCAACCCCCCACTTCCTGA
- a CDS encoding DUF397 domain-containing protein: MTSQPLAGWGKPDLDLTRADWQSSSQGAGDVQIAFVEGFIAMRNSERPESPSLIFAPDEWRAFVLGARGGEFDLT, from the coding sequence ATGACTTCACAGCCCCTCGCCGGCTGGGGCAAGCCGGACCTCGATCTCACCAGGGCCGACTGGCAGTCGAGCAGCCAGGGGGCGGGCGACGTACAGATCGCCTTCGTCGAGGGATTCATCGCCATGCGCAACAGCGAACGCCCGGAAAGCCCCTCGCTGATCTTCGCCCCGGACGAATGGCGCGCCTTCGTCCTGGGCGCCCGCGGCGGCGAGTTCGACCTCACTTAG
- a CDS encoding ATP-binding protein — MTERRTHMRRTMLEREAELAVVDEALDQLAGPRAAEGGTLLAFSGPAGLGKTTLLAEIRRRAHARNCTVFSARGGEQEQSQPFHVARQLIQPPLARTSEHELRSALGSWYAIVGPALGLCAPEPGGAPPDPQGLRDGLDWVLTHLAVQRAPMVLVLDDAHWADPESLGWLAGFAPRAEHLPLLLVVAYRPDELPAEAEAFRTLPGRAGQRPLALEPLTAEAIGTLVRETVGHHADDAFCQEAWAVTSGNPFEAVELTAKVRDRALAPVESSAPLLRDLAAAQRGSGLVARLHSLGPSTVRFAWACAVLGTAIPQELAARVAALGAEEAVDATDRLRHARILSGAGSADDGEGLEFVHPLIATALYRAIPDALRVALHGKAAAAVVDAGLGPSAAARHLLETHPESDPWVVRTLRAAAGENLLAGAPDAARRQLARALREPPGFDERAAVLYELGCASLLTEPATTVNHLRAALAEPSDDPALRQGIVIRLAQVLAHSDRLAEASEALAREIPHTPDVRNRLRLQSEQFMWDAFRADEPDSPARSRRLAKLADRLPGRDLTERYVIGLRAWDATLRGEPVDTVLHHARRALGDRLSWAEPDRGFEVPVLVALTHLYADRPGRAEELFEAGTAEFERQGWRGAHLSFAYSLRAYVRFRRGRLAEAEELTRAGLRLAERVGRRTPVHWYAIAILIEVLLARGRADEAWELAREHEYGEPFPAAVVFPDSQTVYAELLLARGNTKAAAAELEAVGRRLTPRGIQNPSWCPWRLHLARAVAAEDPERARSLAAEALRQARAFGAPSGIGQALRLAAEVVPAPDRIPLLTESVRLLSASPAGHELACALAALGTESADPDLLARALLTARACGADGLAATLTNTLLSLGGTLPSGPAPTEALTGPERAAAARAAARPQVGSTDSAQAAAVDPVLSSAYLKLGTDHLGLRDALASLPDG, encoded by the coding sequence ATGACGGAACGCCGGACCCACATGCGGCGCACCATGCTCGAACGCGAGGCCGAACTGGCCGTCGTGGACGAGGCCCTGGACCAGCTCGCCGGCCCCCGGGCCGCCGAAGGCGGCACTCTGCTCGCCTTCTCCGGCCCGGCCGGACTCGGCAAGACCACCCTCCTCGCCGAAATACGCCGCCGCGCCCACGCCCGGAACTGCACCGTGTTCTCCGCCCGCGGCGGCGAACAGGAGCAGAGCCAGCCCTTCCACGTGGCCCGCCAGCTGATCCAGCCCCCGCTGGCCCGCACCTCCGAACACGAACTCCGCTCCGCCCTCGGCAGCTGGTACGCCATCGTCGGCCCCGCCCTCGGCCTCTGCGCCCCCGAACCCGGCGGCGCCCCGCCCGACCCCCAGGGCCTGCGCGACGGACTCGACTGGGTGCTCACCCACCTCGCCGTCCAGCGCGCCCCCATGGTCCTCGTCCTCGACGACGCCCACTGGGCCGACCCCGAATCCCTCGGCTGGCTCGCCGGCTTCGCCCCGCGCGCCGAACACCTCCCCCTCCTCCTCGTCGTCGCCTACCGCCCCGACGAACTCCCCGCCGAGGCCGAGGCCTTCCGCACCCTGCCCGGCCGGGCCGGCCAGCGCCCCCTCGCCCTCGAACCCCTCACCGCCGAAGCCATCGGCACCCTGGTCCGCGAAACCGTCGGCCACCACGCCGACGACGCCTTCTGCCAGGAAGCCTGGGCGGTCACCTCCGGCAACCCCTTCGAGGCCGTCGAACTCACCGCCAAGGTCCGCGACCGGGCCCTCGCCCCCGTCGAATCCAGCGCCCCACTCCTCCGCGACCTCGCCGCCGCCCAGCGCGGCAGCGGCCTCGTCGCCCGCCTGCACAGCCTCGGCCCCTCCACCGTCCGGTTCGCCTGGGCCTGCGCCGTCCTCGGCACCGCCATCCCCCAGGAACTCGCCGCCCGGGTGGCCGCACTCGGCGCCGAGGAGGCCGTCGACGCCACCGACCGGCTGCGGCACGCCCGGATCCTCTCCGGCGCGGGCTCCGCAGACGACGGCGAAGGACTCGAATTCGTCCACCCGCTGATCGCCACCGCCCTCTACCGCGCCATCCCCGACGCACTCCGCGTCGCCCTGCACGGCAAGGCCGCCGCAGCCGTGGTCGACGCCGGACTCGGCCCCTCGGCCGCCGCCCGCCACCTCCTGGAAACCCACCCCGAAAGCGACCCCTGGGTGGTCCGGACCCTGCGCGCCGCCGCCGGCGAGAACCTCCTCGCGGGCGCCCCCGACGCCGCCCGCCGCCAGCTCGCCCGCGCCCTGCGCGAACCGCCCGGGTTCGACGAGCGCGCCGCCGTCCTCTACGAACTGGGCTGCGCCTCCCTCCTCACCGAACCCGCCACCACCGTCAACCACCTCCGGGCCGCCCTCGCCGAACCCTCCGACGACCCCGCCCTCCGCCAGGGCATCGTCATCCGCCTCGCCCAGGTCCTCGCCCACAGCGACCGGCTCGCCGAGGCCTCCGAAGCCCTGGCCCGGGAGATCCCGCACACCCCCGACGTCCGCAACCGGCTGCGCCTGCAGTCCGAACAGTTCATGTGGGACGCCTTCCGCGCCGACGAACCCGACTCCCCGGCCCGCTCCCGCCGGCTCGCAAAACTCGCCGACCGGCTGCCCGGCCGCGACCTCACCGAGCGGTACGTCATCGGACTGCGGGCCTGGGACGCCACCCTCCGCGGCGAACCGGTGGACACCGTCCTGCACCACGCCCGGCGGGCCCTCGGCGACCGCCTCAGCTGGGCCGAACCCGACCGGGGCTTCGAGGTCCCGGTGCTCGTCGCCCTCACCCACCTGTACGCCGACCGGCCCGGCCGCGCCGAGGAACTCTTCGAGGCCGGCACCGCCGAGTTCGAACGCCAGGGCTGGCGCGGCGCCCACCTGTCCTTCGCCTACAGCCTGCGCGCGTACGTCCGCTTCCGGCGCGGCCGGCTCGCCGAAGCCGAGGAGCTCACCCGGGCCGGCCTGCGACTCGCCGAACGCGTGGGCCGCCGCACCCCGGTGCACTGGTACGCCATCGCCATCCTCATCGAGGTCCTGCTGGCCCGCGGTCGCGCCGACGAGGCCTGGGAGCTGGCCCGGGAACACGAGTACGGCGAACCCTTCCCGGCCGCGGTCGTCTTCCCGGACTCCCAGACCGTGTACGCCGAACTCCTCCTCGCCCGAGGCAACACCAAGGCGGCAGCGGCCGAACTGGAGGCGGTGGGACGGCGGCTGACCCCGCGGGGCATCCAGAACCCGTCCTGGTGCCCCTGGCGGCTGCACCTGGCCCGGGCCGTCGCGGCCGAGGACCCGGAACGGGCCCGCTCCCTGGCCGCGGAGGCACTCCGGCAGGCCCGGGCGTTCGGCGCGCCCTCCGGCATCGGCCAGGCCCTGCGCCTCGCCGCCGAGGTCGTCCCGGCCCCGGACCGCATCCCGCTCCTGACCGAGTCCGTCCGGCTGCTGTCCGCCTCCCCGGCGGGCCACGAGCTGGCCTGCGCGCTGGCCGCCCTGGGCACCGAGTCCGCCGACCCGGACCTGCTGGCAAGGGCCCTGCTGACCGCCCGCGCCTGCGGGGCCGACGGCCTGGCGGCCACCCTGACCAACACCCTGCTGTCCCTGGGCGGCACCCTGCCCAGCGGCCCGGCCCCCACCGAGGCCCTGACCGGGCCGGAACGCGCCGCGGCGGCCCGCGCCGCGGCCCGCCCGCAGGTCGGGTCCACCGACTCCGCCCAGGCCGCAGCAGTGGACCCGGTCCTCTCCTCGGCCTACCTCAAACTCGGCACCGACCACTTGGGCCTCCGGGATGCCCTGGCCTCCCTGCCGGACGGCTGA
- a CDS encoding maleylpyruvate isomerase family mycothiol-dependent enzyme codes for MDYIALFHSEVSAFRHAVHRAIRAGEGAPLVPSCPGWSIADLVGHLGGVHRYVAHILRENLTEPPDHTDLALYDLPADPAALAAWPVPDRAPNLGPVPAVLTDWFAEGARALEEQFRSGRPGRTVWTWSAEQSPGFWLRIQAIEAALHRWDAEGVTGEPAAIDRELATDAVGHTFTVMAPFRRALKQAPPGTGERYRFRQSDGPGEWTVHFDGDRVALETDHRTAVDAELTGTASELMLFLWNRIPADRLPVTGDPKHFDRYFELVPPV; via the coding sequence ATGGACTACATCGCCCTGTTCCACAGTGAGGTGTCAGCGTTCCGGCACGCCGTCCACCGGGCCATCAGGGCAGGGGAGGGCGCGCCCCTCGTGCCCTCCTGCCCCGGCTGGTCCATCGCCGATCTCGTCGGGCACCTCGGCGGGGTCCACCGCTACGTCGCCCACATCCTCCGCGAAAACCTGACGGAGCCCCCCGACCACACCGATCTCGCCCTGTACGACCTGCCCGCCGACCCCGCGGCCCTGGCGGCCTGGCCGGTTCCCGACCGGGCCCCCAACCTCGGCCCGGTCCCCGCCGTCCTCACCGACTGGTTCGCCGAAGGGGCCCGCGCCCTGGAGGAGCAGTTCCGGTCCGGCCGGCCAGGCCGGACCGTATGGACCTGGTCGGCGGAGCAGAGCCCGGGCTTCTGGCTGCGCATCCAGGCCATCGAGGCGGCCCTGCACCGCTGGGACGCCGAAGGCGTGACCGGCGAGCCCGCCGCGATCGACCGGGAGCTCGCCACCGATGCCGTCGGCCACACCTTCACGGTGATGGCCCCGTTCCGCCGGGCCCTCAAGCAGGCGCCGCCCGGCACGGGCGAGCGGTACCGGTTCCGGCAGTCCGACGGGCCCGGGGAGTGGACCGTACACTTCGACGGCGACCGGGTCGCCCTCGAGACCGACCACCGCACGGCCGTCGACGCCGAGCTCACCGGAACCGCCTCCGAGCTGATGCTCTTCCTCTGGAACCGGATCCCGGCCGACCGGCTCCCGGTGACCGGAGACCCCAAGCACTTCGACCGCTACTTCGAACTCGTCCCCCCGGTGTAA
- a CDS encoding NTP pyrophosphohydrolase — protein sequence MPDLPDLPDARVRPDRPVLIVDGANVVGSVPDGWWRDRRGAAERLRDALAARPGEEEIILVVEGAARGVASVPGVRVDSAPGSGDDRIVELAAEHAGRRCLVVTADRELRERVRALGAECAGPRLVRPQGSQVPPAT from the coding sequence ATGCCCGATCTGCCCGACCTGCCCGACGCACGCGTCCGCCCCGACCGCCCCGTTCTCATCGTGGACGGGGCGAACGTGGTCGGCTCCGTTCCGGACGGCTGGTGGCGGGACCGCCGCGGTGCCGCCGAACGGCTGCGTGACGCGCTGGCGGCCCGCCCCGGCGAGGAGGAGATCATCCTCGTCGTCGAGGGAGCCGCCCGGGGCGTGGCCTCGGTGCCGGGCGTACGGGTGGACAGCGCGCCCGGCAGCGGCGACGACCGCATCGTCGAACTGGCCGCCGAGCACGCCGGCCGCCGCTGCCTGGTGGTCACCGCCGACCGCGAGCTCCGCGAACGCGTCCGGGCACTCGGCGCCGAATGCGCCGGTCCGCGCCTCGTCCGCCCGCAAGGGTCGCAGGTGCCGCCGGCGACGTGA